The genomic segment GCGTCGTCGAGGAATGCGGCGGCGAGGCGATGATCATCGCCAAGATCGAAACGCGCCAGGCGGTGGAGCGCGTCGGCGAGATCCTCAAGGCGGCCGACGGCGTGATGGTGGCGCGCGGGGACCTCGGCGTGGAGTGCGCGCCGGAAGAGGTGCCGCTGATCCAGAAGGACATCATCCGGCGCTGCGTCGAGCTGGGCAAGCCGGTGATCACGGCCACGCAGATGCTGGAGTCGATGGTCGCGCACCCCCGTCCCACCCGCGCCGAGGCGGCGGACGTGGCCAACGCCATCCTCGACGGCACGGACGCCGTCATGCTCTCCGCCGAGTCGGCCGTCGGCGCGTACCCGGTGGAGGCGGTCGCCACCATGGCCCGGATCGCCGAGCGGACGGAGCAGGCGTTTCCCCATTCGGAGTGGCTGGCCCGCTACGCTCGCACGGCGGGCGGCGGCGTGACGGACGCCGTCTGCCACGCCACGGTGGCGGCGGCGGAAGACCTGGCCGCCGACGCCATCATCACGGCGACGGAATCCGGGTTCACGGCCCGCATGGTGGCGCGGCTGCGGCCGCGCGCGCGGATCTTGGCCGTCACGCCCGATCCGGCCACGCTGCGCCGGCTCACGCTGGTGTGGGGCGTGGAACCTTACCCGATGGAGCGGGCCGGCGGCACGGACGACCTGCTCGACCGCAGCGTCCGCGCGGTGCAGCGACGCGGGGCGGTCGCGGACGGCGACCTCGTCGTCATCACGGCCGGCCTGCCGGCGGGCGTGCGCGGCACGACGAACCTGATGAAGGTGCATACCGTGGGCGATGTGATTCTACGCGGGACAGGCCTGGGTCAAGGGTCCGCGAGCGGCCCGGTGCACGTGGCGCTGCGCGTGACGGACCTCGCCGGCTTCCAGCCGGGCTCGGTGC from the Clostridia bacterium genome contains:
- the pyk gene encoding pyruvate kinase, whose product is MRRTKIVATMGPACDTPDMLEAVIRAGADVIRINLSHGGPADLARRLETVREVRRALAPERVVGLLLDTRGPEIRIGDVPPDTVLRPGERLRLAPRPAARGDVLTVAVNYDRLAQDLRPHETVLIDDGNLVFEVEEIEGEDVILRVLAGGPLAGGKKVNVPGADLSLPVLLPEDERDLAAGLAAGADFVAASFIRRAEDVIAVRRVVEECGGEAMIIAKIETRQAVERVGEILKAADGVMVARGDLGVECAPEEVPLIQKDIIRRCVELGKPVITATQMLESMVAHPRPTRAEAADVANAILDGTDAVMLSAESAVGAYPVEAVATMARIAERTEQAFPHSEWLARYARTAGGGVTDAVCHATVAAAEDLAADAIITATESGFTARMVARLRPRARILAVTPDPATLRRLTLVWGVEPYPMERAGGTDDLLDRSVRAVQRRGAVADGDLVVITAGLPAGVRGTTNLMKVHTVGDVILRGTGLGQGSASGPVHVALRVTDLAGFQPGSVLVAPATDREWMDAIRRAAAIITEEGGLTSHAAVVGISLGIPTIVGAKGATAQLEPGQTVTVDSQRGLVYPGEARTL